From the Orcinus orca chromosome 7, mOrcOrc1.1, whole genome shotgun sequence genome, the window CGGTCGATGTGGAACGGGGCCCAGCAGATCCCAAACACCACGACCAGGACAACTGTGGGCAGAAAGGGAGcctgttctctcctctcccctctcaccAGCCACCCACACCCACTGTCCATCTGGAggtttctggaagtttgcctgtCCTGGCCACACCCCTATAGGAGAGGCTGCTCTCGCCACTGTCACCGACTGGGCAGTGGGCATGCGCCCTGGACCCGGTGTGGACACCCGGGCCAAACTGGCCTGGTCCGATTCTCTCACCGTGGAACTGGACCTAAGTGACAGCTGTGTATGCTGAGCCCCAGCGTGACACAGTGCGGCTAAGGCCCACTCTGGGTGCCACTCAGGGGCCACGCCCGCTTATGCATAAGCAGAAAGGAACAGGAGGATGAGGCCCGTGGTCAGACAGCAGTAGCCAGGGAGCTACAGGGAGAGCGAGACAAACACCCCCCGCCACCACGCACTTGCCTGTCTTGGCCCTAGAAgccttcccagccccagcccccagctctccTGGGTGCCCCTGAATATCCTGCCCTGCATTATCTCCCCTTTCCTCGACAGCCCCACCCCAAGCCCCAGtaaaaggcaggccaggccagccAATCCTTCACTCTTTCTCCGGAGCTTCCCTCCAGCCCTGGTTTTCACCCTACCCTCCCTGGGTCTTTGCTATCAGGTCTgtgttgctttttgtttcttgtttctcatgTTTGCATCTCCAGCTCACAATCCTTCCCCTGCAGTGTCTTCCCCCTTACATTCCAGCGTGGTTTTCCTCTTAATCCCGGATTTCAATCAGAACATTGCTTACATCCCCAGCACACAGCCTGATGCACAGTAGGCCCTCAGAAAGACAAGACaggagcaggagggagagaagaaagccagagccccaggccagcAAGCAAGGCAGCCTTAAGGAAACACCCCACTTTCCCAGCGCGAGAGCCATCTCAGATGAGCAGACGCAGCCCGGGTAGGCAGGGCAGTAGAAGGCAGCAGAGGCAGACCCGGGCAGGTGGTCTGTAGTGCAGGAGGCAAGCACAGAGCTCCAGGTCAGTCCCATCTTAGGGGGCTGTACAAGTGACCATAGGCTCTGGGACACTGTTCtgcgggggggaggggagtgagtcTCTCTGTGGGAATGGGGCAGTTCCCAGTTAGCTGGCCATAATCCCATGGCTTTGACCAAGGTCTCACCAGCCCTGTCCTGCCCTGGCTCACCCCACCTACCTGATTCAGGCTCTGTGGGACAGGGCAGGATGGGGAGGGAATCAATGACTGGCTTAGCATCAGTTTGCCTGGTTTCCCCAGGGCCACTGTTTTTGAAAAAGCACCAGGCCTAGGCCACAGTAAGCTCCAGAGCCTCAAGCCAGCCGGGCGTGCCCTGGTCGGCCCCAATCCACACTTCTGCCCTGACTCTCCTGTGCTCTGTGCACAGACCCTCACAAACATGCCTCCAACCACCTCTTTTAGATCATGATCCTTCCTCTGGTCCCCAGGGAACCACAGACATGGTGTGCAGGAAATTCACTATCTTGCCTTTCCAGCACCCTGTTCCCCTTCTTTTGGGAACTTTGCTCCCCCCGGATCCCCATGTGGGTCTGTGGGGGCTGCTTACCTCAGCATCCTGCCACTCTGGCCTGGTGGCAGGCCATGACCCAAGCCCACCAATCAGAATCCTTCCCTGGGATTTTCCATAGCCACTAAGGGAAGAGGACAGTTAGCTCCTCAGGAAAGGGGAACTCTGTGCCTGTGGTCCTGCCTCCCAAGCTACTTAGGGAAGGACAGAACCAAAACATATTTGGGAGCAAAGATGAGAGACCTGGAGGGTCCAGAGCCCATGAACAGCTCTGTTATCCTGGAGCCTAGCCGCACGCCTCTGCCCTGTCTGTGGTTGGTTCCATGAACAAGGGCTGGCTTCGTGGGTGCCACCTGTGCGTTTGCACAGAGCCCTGACCTTTAAACCTTCAAGACAGCAgctctgggatttccctggtggcacagtggttaagaatccgcctgccaatgcaggggacatgggttcaagccctggtctgggaagatcccacatgccgtggagcacctaagcccgtgcgccacaacttctgagccgcGCTCTACAGCCcgagagccacagctactgagcccgtgtgctgcagcttaccgaagcccacgcgccttgaggccatgttccgcaacaagagaagccaccgcaatgagaagcccccacaccacaacgaggagtggcccccgctcgccgcaactagagaaagcccatgtgcagcaatgaagacccaacgcagccaaaaataaatataattaattaattgattaattaattatttaaaaaagacaGCTGCTCTACTATTGCTGTCTTGACattcttaatgattttttaacaGGGGACcctgaattttcattttgcattgggccccacaaattatgtagctgatCCCGCCATGAACCATTAGCATTTACCTCCGGTGTCACTTTCTCAAGGGTAATCTAGAAGAGTATACACACATGcagtgcatgcacacacacacggggGGAGTTGCGGGGGGGGTTACTCCACACCTCACGCTCAGCCTCCATCCTAAACCGAAACACTCGGCCCTTTCCCCCAGGCCCCTGGAAGCCCCAGCCCCATACCCAGTGCCTGGCTCCGCCCCCCTTCCCAGCAGCAACACTTACACAACATCTTGGTCACCTGTGTCCGACCCCTATCCTGCAGCAGCTGGAGCCTGCGGCCGTTGCTAGTCCTGGCCCTGCCCTTGGCCTCCTGCCTGCGGATCAGCAGCCGGTCACGCCGCAGCCGCAGCCCGATGAGCAGGTAGAGCACACTGATGGTGGCCATGGGCAGGCAGAAGAAGAGCAGCGCGGTGACCTGCACGACCAGGTTGTAGAGGGCTCTCTGGTGGACCAAGGTGCACACGGCCGAGCCGGACACCGTGCCCCGGCAGGGCACGTCCAGCTGCCGAATGCCGTGCAGGCTGGTGTTGGGCAGAGAGCAGAGCAGGGCGAGGCCCCAGATGGCCCCGAGCACGCGGCGCACGTGGGCATGAGTCACTACGGACCTGACGTGCAGTGGGTGCACCACGGCCACGTAGCGCCCTATGCTCAGGGCAGTGACGTTGAGCACCGAGGCCAGGCAGACAGTCTCGAAGAGCAGCGTGCGGAAGTAGCAGCCACCGGGGCCCAGCAGGAAAGGGTAGTTGCGCCACATCTCGTAGAGCTCCAGGGGCAGACCTAGAAGCAGCACCAGCAGGTCCGACACGGCCAGGCTGAAGAGGTAGTAGTTGGTGGGCGTGCGCATGGCCCTGTGGCGCAGGATGACCATGCAGGTCAGCGCGTTGCCCACGGTGCCCACCACGAAGATCAACAGGTACGTGACACAGATGGGCACGAACAGCTCCGTCTGCTGGGGCCCCAGGTACTTGAGTCTGAGCTCCTCATCAGTCAGGTTCAAGTCCTGGGGGTCAAAGGGCCCCAGGGCCCTGCTGCCATTGCAGGGCACCGGGGTCCTTGTACCCAGGGACCTGTCTCCAGGGAGGGTGGAGCAATTGAGGCAGAGAGGagcctgtggaacagaagagagagagacacccaGAAAAGTCACTCAGGGAATCTGGTTCTGTTGTTATTCGTCAAACCAAAGATGCCATCAACACCAAGAAGGCCGATATATCATGTGCCGCTGAGAAGGAAAAACACCGCCATCCATTGTAAGATGCATCACAATTTCATCTTAAAAATGTAcatcttagggacttccctggcagtccagcggttaagaccgtgtgcttccactgcagggggcacaggttcaatccctggttggggaaataagatctcgcatgccgcgcggtgtggccaaaaaaaacaagaacaagtatatctttaaaatgataaaaagtgGGACTTCAATTTTAAATTTCACGATCTACTGAAACCTTTGAACAGTGATGGAGACGCTCAAGCATGGGCTATGCCATCAGCAGTCACCCTTTGGGTCTCTCCCCTTTCAAGTCATGGACTTTGGGAGAGACACTCAGTTTgggcatctgtaaaatgggcacgaTGCACAGTATCACATGGTCTTTAAGAGCAAGGTCTCTGGAAGcagctgcctggattcaaatccagccTCCCCAGTTTCGAACTGTGGGACTATTTGCATGGTGATCTCTCTGTGGCTGTTCCCCTATTACAAGGATCCAGGAATTTAAGACGTGAAAGGCCTGCCTGACACAGGGCCTGCCTGACGCACAGAAGGGCCTGATTACATCAACTCACTGTGAGGACTGAGTCACCGTGGGGATCAAGCAAGGCAGTGAAAGGGCCAAAAACCATGGTGCTGATCCAAAAGTTGgtccttgtttctcttttctatcACCTGAACTGTTTGAAGTAGGAATATTTGACACCCTTGACACTGCCAGCTCTGGggttccctctcctttctccagcTCCCATCTCTTTGCCAGTCCACCAGATATAGTAGTTAAGGAACCAGGCCATGGAACTAAACAGACTGGCCTGGGGTCAAATGCTAGCTCTGCTATCCTCTTCTGTGACATGCCctcactgtgcctcagtctcctcacctgtaaaatgggtaagTAGAGCCTACCTCATAGTttctgggaagattaaatgaaagaataaagttcTCAGGAGTGTGCCTGACACATTTCAGGCGCTCAGCTTCAGTGCATAGTGACATGATCCTTATTTCCCACCTGGCAAGGGAAGGACAGTCTAAGGGACATGGGGCAGGGGTTGAACGGGATTCCACTGGGCGTGTGTCTTGGTGCGAAAGATCAGGAGCTGCCCTTCTGAGCCTATTCCCCAAGCccgccaccaccacctcccctcccttcGGAGCAACTGCGGATTTTCGGCTCGGCTCCTGGATCCTCTCCCTGGATTCTTTTTTCGGCTCCATTTCCTGTCCTCAGATGGGGGGCTGGGGCTCCCGTGGCCCATGTACCTGCGCACCTACCACTCGACTTTCTTTTTCAGGTCCGTCTCTCTCCTAGATCCCAAGTATTCTTAATCCTGAGTATCTTTCTCCTCACCGAAGCCTCCACCCAGaagcctcccccagcctccctgcctctcttaCACCTAATCCCCGCACTTTGGAATCGGGGGGCATCTTCATCCACTCAAACGTTCCGCCCGCGCCCGCCGCACCCGCACTCCCTACGCCGGCTGTTGCGGGAGCCGGGCGGGGACAGAGGAGATGAGTTGGGAATGCGCAGGCACCAACCCAGGTTCGAGAGAGGTTCCCTACTCCCCCGAGAAAGGTCGCTGCACCGGAGCCCCCAGCCCCGCGGCGTGCGTGCCCgacaaaaagacagaaataccCTAGAAGGCTGCGAGTCCCCCGGGAAGGGGGGCGTCCCGACGCGCCCTCCGATCCCTACAGCCCTGGGGAGACCCTGCCCGTGCGCTCTTCCGGCCGCGCCCGTGCCCACGCCGGCATCCCGTTCACCTACCATGCAGTCTGCGCCCCGAGAGATCCAGGGGCCGGGAGCCCACCCGCCGAGCGTGGGGCGGGCGTCCGCGGATCGATCGACGGACAGACGCGGCGCCAGAGCGAGCCGACGGGCAGACTGAGGGCGGCCAGCGCACTAGCAGCCCGCCGGGTCGCCCCGCCTGTCAGAGGTCGGGGACGCTCTGGCCAGGACCGCCAACAGGGGGCAGTGGTGCCCCTGCAGCCCACCCGGCCGCTGAACCCAGACACGCCCGTCTGGGGCCCCCCGCAGCCACCTAAACCGTAGCGACTGTGTTTCCAAGTGTCTGATGGGGCGCTTCCAGGAACACCCTTACCTCATAGAGCCCTCACaacaacccattttacagatgagaaaactgagcctcagagagatgAAGTTCTAATGATCTGGGTCTCACACCATGTCCCTGCGCTCCAGCGTGCTGACTCTTAGCTTAATCCCTTATTACGGTGTCCCTCCAGAtcccacctcctcctgccccacGTTTCAAATGCACCTCCAAGGAGGTCCCACCAGCCACTCCAAGTCAACAAGCCCCTAAAGGGCTCACCCCGCCTCCTAGGCTTCACATGGGATTCCTCCCCGTCTATCTCAGTCCCAGGATCGCAGTCTCCACGCCCTCTCCCTTAACGCTCTCTCCCTTCGGGTCCTCCAGCCCCTGGGTCCAGTACTCAGCACCCCACAGGACTGCTGCCGGAACCTCCATTCTTCCTTTGGTCTGGGCTCCCACAGCCCAGTCATCTTCCTGAAACCCCAACCATGgcattcctcttctttttttttttttttttttccccgtgtacgcgggcctctcactgttgtggcctctcccgctgcggagcacaggctccggacgcgcaggctcagcggccatggctcacgggcccggccgctccgcggcatgtgggatcttcccggaccggggcatgaacccatgtcccctgcatcggcaggcagactctcaaccactgcaccaccagggaagccgcggCATTCCTCTTCTTGAAAACCTTCTGTAGGGCCCCCCACTCCCTTCTGAAAAAGAACACCAAAGTCTAGTCTGGTTTCgtacctccccaccccacttgcCTTCCTGGTCCCCTGTCACTATGTTCTCCCAGCCCAAATACCCCAAATACCTCTCAGCCATTCAAATGTTCCCCCTGCTCCTCTCTCCCTACCGCAGGGGGTCcacaggagggaggagactgTAGAGAGGGAAGaggcctcctcctctcccccaaacTGTGCACTTGTTCAACCCAGCAGGGGGCACCTTCCCTGCTTGGCCCACCTCCTCCAACCAGCTCCTTAGCTGAAGTTATTTCATCAGGAACTTGCTAGGGAGCTTAGAAGCGTGGATCTCACAGGCTGAAATGCTGGCTCCTGGGCCTCTTCCCAAGGTTTGATTTACTTAGTCTGGGCGAGATCCAGAAATCCTCGTTTTTGATACACACACCCTCCAGAGAGCCCCAGGCCCCAGAATCTCGCTGTGAGAAGCACCAGGAAGGGTTAAGTATAAAGCCCCAGGCCCCAGGAAGGCTGCTGTGAGCTGTGTAGAGGGAAGAGACTCAGCCCCTCTGTGCCTTGTAGGACGTGTAACCATCCTTACCACTACTGTGTGCTCGCTGTGAGACGCGGACTGCAAAGATTCAGCCCAGGGCTGGCACAGGGCCAGCACTCAAGAACGTAGGGTGGGATTTGCGTGGGATTATCTCTATTTAATGTTAACTGGAGGCAAAACCTTCTTCCCTCAGACTCTcgctgccccaccccctcctcatgAGTCACTGTCCGGGTCTTGGAGACCGGGAGTTAGATCCTGTCCCCCTCGCTGCCTTCCCAGGAACTCCACATGTAAACACAGccccaggcacagagaggttgcaGGCAGCACAGGGACACACAGTGCCCATGTCCCTGGGGGAAAGGATTCTGGGGTGTCCCTGAGACTTAACTACTCAGCCTCAGATGCGTGAGCCTGGCTGGATGGAAACTTCAAGATCGGGGCCGCCATCACATCAGTTGAGCAGTGAGGGGAAGACAGCCCACCATGGGGTCACAGACCGCACTTGGCACGTCATGAGCCTTGTCGACCCCTACCCCCCTCAATGGAACACACCCACGCACACCACTGTGACCACTTCGTACAGACTCTGAGGGCCCGAAACCCACTGTGGACCCTTTGGAGGCACTCAGAGCCCAGGAAAGGATGGGGAAGGACCTTAGCTCTGTCTTCCAGAGGGAGAATGGCTCCCGCCTGTTGGGAATTCCTACAGCTGGCTGCATCTTCACAGCATCAGCAGCCGTCAAACACCATGTCATGCTAAAAGGGTAGCCCCCCAAAAGGAGAGGCCCAGTGGCCATCATGACTGTGGCACTGACCAGAGGACCCTGGGTGTCCCAGCCTCTGGGCTGGAGCTTGAGAGCACCACGGCAGCATGTCCCATCAGAACCCCATGACATCTACTGCCTCCCTCTCCATCCTGAGGTGGCTTCCCCAGGGCCGTGTCCGGCCGGGGACTCCCACAAGGCTGAGGCCTGGCCTAGATGGGTGCCAGGTTTTCTGGGTGTATACCTCAGTCTCCTGAGCTTAGCCGGTGGACATCTACCCAGACTTGGGTGCTAGGGGCCCAACTCCACAC encodes:
- the NMUR1 gene encoding neuromedin-U receptor 1, which translates into the protein MAPLCLNCSTLPGDRSLGTRTPVPCNGSRALGPFDPQDLNLTDEELRLKYLGPQQTELFVPICVTYLLIFVVGTVGNALTCMVILRHRAMRTPTNYYLFSLAVSDLLVLLLGLPLELYEMWRNYPFLLGPGGCYFRTLLFETVCLASVLNVTALSIGRYVAVVHPLHVRSVVTHAHVRRVLGAIWGLALLCSLPNTSLHGIRQLDVPCRGTVSGSAVCTLVHQRALYNLVVQVTALLFFCLPMATISVLYLLIGLRLRRDRLLIRRQEAKGRARTSNGRRLQLLQDRGRTQVTKMLFVLVVVFGICWAPFHIDRLMWSLVSHWTEGLHLAFQYVHVVSGVFFYFSSAANPVLYSLMSSRFQDTFREALCLGNRCRRHRSRRSSHSLSRVTTGSTLYDMGSPRSRAQPLAENDGPEGWQETDPSREEPQAASP